TCAGAGCCTTGGGAGGGTGTGTGGCATCCTCGAGCGAAGCTGCACTTCGAGCGGACCGAGGACTACCTGGCTTGGTACCAACCGAAGCCGGCTGCGTTCGTGGGTTTGCTCACGAGTCGCTCGGCCTGGCTGTCGGGAGACCTGAGTGTGGAGACAGCCCTGATTGAGGAACTGGAACTCAAGGGCCTCAACGTGATACCGGCGTTCTGCTATTCGCTGAGCGACGAGAGCCTGGGCACTAGATCTATGGCTGGTGTCGTCGAAGACTTCTTCATCGTTGACGGTGAACTTCGGATCGACGCGCTCGTCAAGCTGGTCTTCTTCTTCCTCGGTTCGGCAAGGGGGGCTTCCGGGAAGCAGGACGGCGCTCTACCTGGAGTGGAACTCTCCAAGCGCATGAACATCCCGATCTTCGAGCCCGTGGCTTCCTACTATCGGACGGTCGAGGACTGGGCCGACGACCGGCAGGGCTTGTCGTCCGAGGTTGGATGGTCGATCGCGATGCCCGAGTTCGAGGGAGTGATCGAACCTCTCATCATCGGTGGCCTGAAGAAGGAGCTCGATGAAGAGACAGGCGCGCAGGTCGACATAAGGGTGCCCGTGGGAGATCGATGTGCCAAGGTCGCTGCTCGCATCAGCCGGTGGTTGGCGTTGCGCAACAAACCTGTCGAGGAGCGCAAGATAGCCTTCATTCTGCACAACAACCCGTGTGCCAGCGTGGAGGCGACCGTCGGTGCGGGAGCACATCTCGACACCCTTGAGAGCGTCTCGCGGATTCTTCACCAGATGAAGAACGCGGGGTATCGGGTCGATCCACCTGCGGACGGCAAAGCACTCATCGAGATGATCATGGAGAAGAAGGCTATCTCGGAGTTTCGCTGGACGCCCGTGGAGGAGATCGTTGCGAGAGGTGGAGCGCTTGCCTGCGTCGATGTCGACCGCTACAAAGAGTGGTTCGAACAGCTGGGTCCTGGCGTGAGAGAGAGGATCTGCGAAGCTTGGGGCGATCCCCCGGGCGAGTTGAAAGACGGGGTTCCTCCAGCCATGGTGCATGAGGGCCGCATCGTAGTCACCGGCATAGAGCTGGGAAGCGCCGTCGTCTGCGTGCAACCGAAACGTGGATGTGCGGGCGCCCGCTGCGACGGTCAAGTCTGCAAGATCCTTCACGATCCGGACGTGCCCCCTCCACATCAGTATCTTGCGACCTATCGCTATCTGGAGGACGAGTTCGGCGCGGACGCAATAGTGCATGTGGGAACCCACGGGAATCTTGAGTTCCTGCCTGGGAAGAGTGTCGGTCTTTCCGCAGACTGCTGTCCCGACATCAACATCGGGACCCTGCCGCACCTCTACGTATACAACGCGGACAATCCGCCGGAAGGGACGATAGCCAAGCGAAGGAGCTATGCGACACTCGTCGATCACATGCAGACGGTTCTCGTCGAAGGCGGGCTCTACGAGGAGTTGGCGGCGCTCGACGAGGCGCTTGCCGAGTACGAGAAGACGCGCCTCGCCGATCCGGGTAGGGCTCACGTCCTGCAGCACGTGATTCTGGAGGACTTGGAGAACGCTGATCTTCTCTCAGCACTTGGCCCCATCGAGGGACTTCCCTTCGACGAGATTGTGAGATGTGCACACGAAGCCCTCTCCCTCATTCGAACGACGCAAGTTCAGGACGGGATGCACATCTTCGGCGATCTGCCGAAGGAAGACCGGCTTGTCGATCTGATCGCATCGGTAATGCGGTATGACGACGGCGAGAAGGCGTCTCTGAGGAGTGTCGTGCTGGAGCTGATGGGAATCGATCTCGCCTACGCACTCGAGCACCAGGGCGAGGTGCACTCAGGGTTCCGGATCAGCTACGGGCGGATTCTGGAGCAGAGCCAGGACCATGCGAAGGCCCTCGTGAGGGAATTCCTCGGGCTTCCGGGCGCCGAACAAGACTCAGCGATGTTGGGGTGATGAAGGTGTCTGATGGCCTCATGATTCAGCAGGATGCAAGTGACAGTCTGGAAGAGAGCGCGCGCAAGGTGCTGGGAGAGCGGCTGCTCCATCGCGGCGCGATCTCCAAACTCCATGATCTTCGGGCTCGGGTGCTCGACTTGGCGCGTCGCGTCGATGAGTCGGATGAGATTGGCGCTCTGCTGAATGGCTTCTCTGGCGGTTATGTCGAGAGCGGTCCGTCCGGTCTCATAACGCGCGGGCGTGATGACGTCTTGCCGACAGGGAGGAACTTCTACTCCTTGGATCCCCAGCGTGTGCCAACGAAGGCGGCCTGGCGGGTCGGGCAGAGACTGGCCGAGGCCTTGATCGCCAAACATCTGGACGAGGAGGGGCGCTATCCAGAGAATGTCGCCATCTACTGGATGTGTACGGACATCATGTGGGCAGATGGCGAGGGTATGTCGCAGATATTCGCCCTCCTTGGAGTAGAGCCGATTTGGAAACCGAACGGTCGATTGCATGGATTCGAGATCACGCCTTCGTCGGAATTGGGGCGTCCAAGAATCGACGTGACGATCAGGGTCTCAGGAATAACGAGAGACAACTTCCAAGTCTGCATGGATGTCGTCGACGATGCCGTGCAGGCAGTTGCTGCCCTGGATGAGCCACCTGAGGACAACTACGTTCGAAAGCACGTGCTCGAGAGAGTGCTGCGTGACAAGGACAGTGCTCCCTCCGAAGCAGAATTGAGAAAGGCCGCACGGCGCATCTTCTGTGCCAGGCCGGGGTCCTACCAGGCGGGAGTCCAGCTCGCGGTCTATGCCTCCGCTTGGAAGGAAGAGAAGGATCTTGCTGAGATCTTCATCAAGTGGAACGGCTATGCGTACGGACGTGGTGTCTGGGGCGAGGAGTCCTTCCTCGAGCTTGCCCAGAGTCTGCAGACCGTGGACATCACCTTCAACAAGGTTGTCACCGATGAGTCAGACCTCTTCGCCTGCTGCTGTCATTTCGGCACACATGGTGGACTGACCGCGGCCGCACGCCACTTCTCAGGAAGAGAGGTGAAGGGCTACTACGGTGACACGAGGGATCCGCAGCACACCGAGGTGAGGGACCTTGCGGACGAGATCCGCCGGATTGCCAGAGCCAAGCTGCTCAATCCGAAATGGATCGAGGGGATGAAGCGGCACGGCTACAAGGGTGCGGGCGACATCAGCAAGCGAGTCGGTCGAGTCTACGGATATGCGGCTTCGACCCGTGAGGTCGACGACTGGATCTTCGATGACATCGCGAAGACCTTCGTGATCGATCAGGAGAACAGGGAGTTCTTCGAAGAGAACAATCCATGGGCGATGGAGGAGATTGCACGGAGGTTGCTCGAGGCGAAAGAGAGAGGTCTGTGGGATGCGGATCCCGACGTGCTTGACGAACTGAGGAGCCAGTACCTGGAGATCGAAGGCTGGATCGAGGATCGCATGGATGGGATAGAAGGTGACTTCCAAGGTGGTGCGACCGATATCGTTGAGTTCGACGATGCAGAGGGCTGGGGAGAGCAGATAGAGGCGATTAGGGATGTGCTAGATGCCAGGGAATGACCCGGTCGTGAAGGTGACGAATCTGACCAGGAGATTCAAGGACTTGGTTGCGGTCGACGGAGTCAGTTTCGACATTGCGTCGGGTGAGATATTCGGTCTCTTGGGCCCGAATGGCGCCGGCAAGACGACCACGGTCCTGATGCTTGCAACCCTCTTGAGGCCGACCTCCGGCGAGGCTTTTGTGGCTGGCCTGGATGCCTTCCGACGTCCCAAGGAGGTCAGGCGAAGGATCAGCTATGTCCCCCAGGGGATGGCGGTTGATTTCGCACTCACTGGTCGTGACAACTTGGACTACTACGCGTCGCTCTTTCGGATTCGGGGTCGAGACAAGATCGCCCGAATCGATCAGGTCATCGAGTTCCTTGGCCTCGAAAGCGTGATCGATCAGAGGGTGCAGTTCTTCTCTGGGGGGATGAGGCGGAGACTCGAACTCGCTCAGGCCATGCTCACCAGACCGAAGGTTCTCTTCTTGGACGAGCCGACCCTTGGCCTAGATGTCGCCGCTCGCCGTCGGCTGTGGGAGCTGATCGGAAACATGACGAGCGACGGGATCGCATGTTTGCTGACGACACACTACATGGATGAAGCCGAGGCGCTATGCAATCGAGTTGCCTTCATCTCGCATGGCAAGATCGCGCGATGCGGCACTCCAAGCGATCTTGTTGCCGAGATCGGGGGTGAGGCGATTCAGATCGATCTTTGCCGCCCCTTGTTCTCAGACAGTGTCATGAAGGATGTCGCGCGAGTCGCTG
The DNA window shown above is from Actinomycetota bacterium and carries:
- a CDS encoding cobaltochelatase subunit CobN, translating into MSDGLMIQQDASDSLEESARKVLGERLLHRGAISKLHDLRARVLDLARRVDESDEIGALLNGFSGGYVESGPSGLITRGRDDVLPTGRNFYSLDPQRVPTKAAWRVGQRLAEALIAKHLDEEGRYPENVAIYWMCTDIMWADGEGMSQIFALLGVEPIWKPNGRLHGFEITPSSELGRPRIDVTIRVSGITRDNFQVCMDVVDDAVQAVAALDEPPEDNYVRKHVLERVLRDKDSAPSEAELRKAARRIFCARPGSYQAGVQLAVYASAWKEEKDLAEIFIKWNGYAYGRGVWGEESFLELAQSLQTVDITFNKVVTDESDLFACCCHFGTHGGLTAAARHFSGREVKGYYGDTRDPQHTEVRDLADEIRRIARAKLLNPKWIEGMKRHGYKGAGDISKRVGRVYGYAASTREVDDWIFDDIAKTFVIDQENREFFEENNPWAMEEIARRLLEAKERGLWDADPDVLDELRSQYLEIEGWIEDRMDGIEGDFQGGATDIVEFDDAEGWGEQIEAIRDVLDARE
- a CDS encoding ABC transporter ATP-binding protein, whose protein sequence is MPGNDPVVKVTNLTRRFKDLVAVDGVSFDIASGEIFGLLGPNGAGKTTTVLMLATLLRPTSGEAFVAGLDAFRRPKEVRRRISYVPQGMAVDFALTGRDNLDYYASLFRIRGRDKIARIDQVIEFLGLESVIDQRVQFFSGGMRRRLELAQAMLTRPKVLFLDEPTLGLDVAARRRLWELIGNMTSDGIACLLTTHYMDEAEALCNRVAFISHGKIARCGTPSDLVAEIGGEAIQIDLCRPLFSDSVMKDVARVADVSVEGLRLTLVANGGRHALPKIAGILHSHDVEVESISIRRPKLEDVYLECVDGSQELVSASEGAELKRMARRSMS
- a CDS encoding cobaltochelatase subunit CobN, coding for MFSSKILGRQPELVDEALAAIDCADLVMLYRSSEPVWDRIEAKVREVGEKKPIISLGSDPGLWLLSTVEPTVVETCSLYLTHGGEENCFQLFNFLASEVLKTGCYYLPPRSEPWEGVWHPRAKLHFERTEDYLAWYQPKPAAFVGLLTSRSAWLSGDLSVETALIEELELKGLNVIPAFCYSLSDESLGTRSMAGVVEDFFIVDGELRIDALVKLVFFFLGSARGASGKQDGALPGVELSKRMNIPIFEPVASYYRTVEDWADDRQGLSSEVGWSIAMPEFEGVIEPLIIGGLKKELDEETGAQVDIRVPVGDRCAKVAARISRWLALRNKPVEERKIAFILHNNPCASVEATVGAGAHLDTLESVSRILHQMKNAGYRVDPPADGKALIEMIMEKKAISEFRWTPVEEIVARGGALACVDVDRYKEWFEQLGPGVRERICEAWGDPPGELKDGVPPAMVHEGRIVVTGIELGSAVVCVQPKRGCAGARCDGQVCKILHDPDVPPPHQYLATYRYLEDEFGADAIVHVGTHGNLEFLPGKSVGLSADCCPDINIGTLPHLYVYNADNPPEGTIAKRRSYATLVDHMQTVLVEGGLYEELAALDEALAEYEKTRLADPGRAHVLQHVILEDLENADLLSALGPIEGLPFDEIVRCAHEALSLIRTTQVQDGMHIFGDLPKEDRLVDLIASVMRYDDGEKASLRSVVLELMGIDLAYALEHQGEVHSGFRISYGRILEQSQDHAKALVREFLGLPGAEQDSAMLG